The genomic DNA TGCCAGCTCTCCTTGCCTGGGGAAGGGAGTGAtatttgcaaagagaaaacgggaaaaacacttcagaaagctGTGATCAGGCTTCTTGCCGTGGTGCAGCAGTGGGGTGGTGCAGCAGGCCGAGCTCTGTGTGGTTTGGTGAGCTGGGGTGAGACGGCGGCGCTGCCCAGCTGTCACCCTGCACCTCCGCAGCATTCGTGTTGATCCTGTTAGTGCCTCCAGTTCAGGCTGCTCTGTGGCAGTGGAAGGCTGCACGCAGCCCCTGAAGCACTGTGGCATGAAGTGGAGGCTGCTAGGAGCTGGATGGAATGTCTAGCATGGCAGCACTGGTGGTGCTGGGTCTGTCctgttccatcccatcccatcatGGGCAGCAGGAGGGTGACATGAGCCAGGTGCCAGCACCTGCATCAGACACCATCAGGGATGCAGAGCATTGCTGGCACCCTGCTCAGGAAGGAACACGGCTCGCAGTACAGCAGCACTCACTCACTGGTTGTGCTTTGTGTCACAGAAAAGCAGGGTCCAGAGCGGAAGAGGATTAAAAAGGAGCCTGCCACGAGGAAGCCTGGCTTGCTGTTTGGGATGGGCCTTTCAGGAATCCGGGCAGGCTACCCGCTCTCCGAGCGCCAGCAAGTTGCTCTGCTCatgcagatgacagcagaagaGTCTGCAAACAGCCCAGGTAAGCTCAGGAGCGTGGTTTGTGTGGGTTGAAGctcacagccagctgctgcatACATTCCCCACCCGCTGTGGGGTCTGTGCAGGCGTTGTGCTGTCTGTGCATACCTTGCATCCCACACACAGGTGTTGCAGCCTTAGCCACCGACTCTGTGGTTCATAACCCTAGTCCAGCAGCCCAGGTTGCTCTTACTGGgaaacagcagagagctgtgcagtgctgagagcaTTCAGCTGCTGCCCCAGGAAACGCCGCCCTCCAGGGCTGCCGGAGCTCACGTGCACTTGGTAGAAAAGGCACTTCCTCAGGAAGGGAGGTTTTGGGGTGAGGATCTGCACATGCAAGGAGCGTGATTATCTGCAGCGGCTGTGGCAGCCTGCaagtgctgcctgtgctgcacacacaggCTTTCCTCTGTCCTTGCAGCAGTTAACTCAGTGCCTGTGGGGAGCGTTTGGGTGGAGAGATGAAAAGCGGTGCAACAGCTCCCTCTAAGGGTTTGGGTCTTCCCATGAACGGCCGTTGGTGACCGTGcttctctcctccctgcagtTGACACCACACCAAAGCATCCCTCTCAGTCCACAGTTTGTCAGAAGGGAACTCCTAACTCTGCCTCCAAAACCAAAGATAAAGTAAATAAGAGAAACGAGCGAGGGGAGACTCGGCTGCACCGAGCTGCCATCCGCGGGGACGCGCGGCGCATCAAGGAGCTCATCATCGAGGGCGCCGACGTCAACGTGAAGGACTTTGCAGGTGAGCAGacctggcagcaggagctgtgttGGGTTTTCCACCCAGAGAATGGCTGCTGCCAGAGAAAGCCCTTCCCTCATGTTGAGGGTTTGCTGCAGGTCAAGGGGAGACAATCCCAAATTACAGAATAAGGATTTTGGCTAGAAAAGATGTGGAATCGTCACGCTAGAGCTGTATGGCCGATGCTGCCAGCATCCCGGGGTGCACGTGCTGAACACGGGGTGCCCAGCTGCCCCTGCAGCTTcactctttctgttctctttgcaCAATTATAAATAGCGGTGCACGTTCCTCCGCCCGTGTGATGAACATCAGTGTGAGACTGAAGCTCTGTGGTGATTAATTCTGGTCACAGGTGCCCCTCTCACTCAGCAGGGAAGGTACTGCAGCGATCTCCCACGGCGCTATCAGCAAAACACCCGGAGCCAGAAGACTTCAAAACAGCGCCTGCTTAAAAATAGCTTGTTTGAACATGATAAAATGCTTcgttctgtgctctgcagaggttTGTTTGAGAACTGGGGCCGCCGTTACTGTGGAGATGTGCTGTTTGGTGTATCTCAGATCGGGCTCTGTTTTGCAGTGCAGGGCTGCTTGCTTGGAGAGGACAAATTATGTCTGTGAGGTCTGTGCAGAGGATGTTCTGGGGGAGtatctgcagctcagtgcactGGTCTGTGTGGCAGCCCTGTTGCTcaagctggaaaggaaaaggactGAAGCCATGCCTTAGAGCATAAAGTTTCCTAATTCCATACCCCAAATTTCACCACTGGTTTTGCTGAGTCTTTACTGTTTCCATCACACGATCTGGGTGCAGCTGAGGAGaggtggggctgcaggggctcctgcagggctgcagttgtggggcagagctgcggGTCCTGGCGCAGGGCCGGCTGTCCCACCAGGCTTTgtggcacaggcagcagaggcagaCAGGAGTTCCTCCTTACTGCCTCCAGCCCCGTGAATGTGATGCCTGGTTCTGAAGGTGTGTTTGCTTGCAGGCTGGACAGCATTGCACGAGGCGTGCAACCGGGGTTACTACGATGttgcaaagcagctgcttgctgcaggcGCCGAAGTCAACACCAAGGGGTTGGACGACGACACCCCCCTGCACGATGCAGCAAACAACGGGCACTTCAAGGTTGGTTTTTGCTGGTCttcatggattattttttttaatgacttttttttttttccttcagtcctTTCAAGCAGCCAGCTGCGCAGACACGAAGATTCTGGGTATTCTGTTATCATTTGCTGCTGATAGCTACATAGCAGGTGGGAGCTCCCTGCGCCATTCCATGGGGCTTTTCTTGTGTAGGAGGAAAGCTCATCCTTTCTGGAACAGGAGGAGAGATTGTGGCCTTGCATCTCAttctgctccttccttccttgcccAAGTTCATCTGTGTTGCTGGgttttgtctcctttcttaCCGATATCTGTTAGTGCCACAGGTTTATCCCTGGCAACaggctgctctcctgcttgAAGATGCACCCCCATTCTGTTTTATATcaaaagcatacagaaaaaaaaatctctataaACATTTAAAGTCTCGATTTCTGTTTACAGGTGGTGAAATTGTTGTTGCATTATGGAGGGAACCCTCATCAAAGCAACAGGAAGGGAGAGACGCCGTTAAAAGTAGCCAATTCTCCCACCATGGTGAATCTGCTCCTGGGGAAGACGACATACCCCTCCAGCGAAGAGAGCTCAACAGGTGAGGCCAGTTTTGTGCATGTGGTGGTGTTTGTGGCCCACAGCTGtctgtgagcacagagctgttagGAGAACAGCAAGGTCAGACTCGTCAGAGTGCccacatgctgctgctgcagtctggAGTCCTTCTGTAGCCATAAGCCCAGCTCAGATGAGTGCAGCCTTGAGCTCCGGGAGCAGTGGCCGTTTGCCCTGGAAGCCCGCACTGAGATGGCTTGCCTGGTGTAATTAAGATACAGGATTGGAATTCATTTGCAGATAAATGGATATCTGACATTAAGATGTGGGTGATGTCCCAGCCCGTGCCTGGATGGGAGGATGGTGGACGTTtccaggctgtgtgctgctgtcatGGCTGAGCCAGGTGGGAAGTGCTGCAGGTTTCATTAGCACTAAGTGGAGGAGAGGTTCCCGTCCCACGGGGGGTGTTGGCCTGCACTGTGTGCAGTCATAATCCTCTTCACAGGCCTTAACTTGTTGTTCTCTCTGCAGAGACCTCAGAAGAGGAGGATGCCCCTTCCTTCGCGCCCTCCAGTTCTGTTGATGGCAATAACACAGACTCAGAGTTTGAGAAGGGCCTGAAGCACAAGCCCAAGGCCCAGGAGCCCCCCAAAACCATCACCCCAGTAAAGGATGAGTATGAATTCGATGAGGATGATGAACAGGACCGGGTCCCACCAGTCGACGACAAACATTTGCTGAAAAAGGATTACAGGAAAGAGACTAAAGCCAACAGTTTCATTTCCATACCCAAAATGGAAGTGAAAACTTATACTAAAAATAACACAATTACACCAAAGAAAGCTGCCCACCGCATCCTGTCGGACAGCTCGGACGAGGAGGAGAGCGGCGTCGCTGTGGGGACAGGCGAGAAGCTGCGCCTTTCGACCCACTCAATATTGCCCAGCAGCAAGATCCGGGAGCCTGCCAGCACCAAGGCACcgaaggagaaaagcaaagtaaaaaagAAGCGGAAGAAGGAGACGAAAAGCAAAGAGGTTCGGTTTggcaaaaaaaatgacaaattttgtTCCTCTGAATCAGAGAGCGAAAACGTGGAGAGTGAGGAGGATGATAGAgactctctgcagagctctagCTGTGTAAAGGACTCCAGGCTAGTGCTAAAGGAATCCTCCTTGTTTAACTCTCTGTCTGCCTCATCGACCTCTTCTCATGGGAGCTTAGGATCCCAGAAACACAATGCTAACCTTACAGAACAGCACTCCAAGCACTGGAGGACGGACAATTGGAAAACCATATCTTCTCCAGCTTGGTCAGATGTCAGCTCCTTGTCGGACTCCACGAGGACGAGGCTGACGAGCGAGTCGGACTACTCGTCTGAGGAGTCGAGCCTGGAGTCGCTAAAGCCAGTCAGGAAGAAACcagagcacaaaaagaaaaacacctccCACAGCACTGTTcctgagaaaaagaattcaTTCCATAGCAACGTGGACGGAGCGATCCCGAAGCTGGACAAGGAGGGGAAGGTGGTTAAAAAGCATAAAACGAAgcataaacataaaaacaagGACAAGGGGCAGTGTCCCATCAGCCAAGacattaaaataatcaaaactttttcttttgagtttgAGGACTCTAAGCAAAAGCCTGAGAAAGGCTTGATAGTAGAGACAGAAAATCCAGTCGAAAACAAGTTGAAAGTGTTAAAGCACGAGCGAGAACACTGTAAGAAGGAAGACAAGCTCCCCAAAGGTAAAGCGGAGGAGAAGGACTGGTTGTTTAAAGATGAGACTGGAAAATCCTCTAAAGAGGAGAAATCATTAAGGAAAGTCAAAGATGGCAGTAAAGACCTGAGCAAATCCTTCAGGGAAGGATTGAGTAAATCGGAAAAAGAGAAACCTGTGAAGGAGAAGTCTCCCAAAGAGGAGAAGCCGAGAATACacaaggaggagaggaagaagaagtcGAAAGACAAGCAGTCCAAATCCGAAAAGAAGAACGAACTGAAGGAGGAGAAAGCTGCTAagcttgagaaagaaaaatccttcaaggaggagaaggaaaagtgcaaaaaagacaaaatgtacAGGGAGGAGTCTGGGTTCGATGAGTTCAATAACAAAGCCCAGTTTCCCGAAAGCGAGGACACCAAGTTCAGCCTTTCGGATGATCAGCAGGAAAGGTGGTTCTCAGACCTGTCTTCTGATTCGTCCTTCGATTTCAAAGGCGAGGATAGCTGGGATTCTCCGGTAACGGATTTCAGGGAGATTAAAAACGACACTGTGGCAAAGCTAATCATAGAGCCAgtgaaagaggaaattaaagacaagaaaaaggaaaacaagacgaaagagaagaaagagtaCAGCGAGAAACGCAGCGAAAAGGACTCTTtcttaaagaagaaagagagagactaCGTGGACAAgagctcagagaagaaaaaggaccAAAGCGACAGGCACAAAGCTGCTCCTGGTTATTTGCCTGAAAAAGATAAGAAGAGGAAGGATTCTGCAGAGGGTGTtaaggagaagaaggagaaagagacgGGTGAAACcaacaaagacagaaaggatTCCTCTGATGGCTCTAAAGACCGAAAGGAGAGCAAGACGAAGCAGGAGGAGCCGTACCGCGACGACTTCAAGGAGTTCGGCTGCGAGGCGTTCTTCAAGGAGAAGCCTGACGCCGAGTTCAGCGGCAAAGCCCTGGAGAGCTGGGAGAGGCACCACTCCGGGAAGGacaaggagaagaaggaggcttctgagaaggaaaaaaaagagaaagcgAAGCCAGAAAAGTACAAGGAAAAATCCAAAGAGGGCGACAAGGAGAAAAGCGAGAAAGCGGCTCCAGAGAAAATGCCAAAAGacaaagagctggaaaagagcttcaaagagaagaaggaaagcaaggagaaataCAAAGATCTACACAGCAAagacaaagagaggaaaagttCCTTCGACCAggtgaaagagaagaaggagaaaagctttTCCACGGACCGAGAAGACTTCTCTGAGAAGAAGGATGAGAAGAAGGGCAAGGAGAAGAGCTGGTACAGCATCGCGGACATCTTCACCGATGAGAGCGAAGACGAGAGGGACGATTACAGCTTGACGGGGTTCAAGGTGGGCGAATCGGTGGGGAGCGAGATGCACCGCCTGGACAGCCTGCAGGAGAAGGACGAGGGTGAGAAGGAGCTGTACGCCGACAAACACCGCAAGCACTCCTCCGAGCGGCAGCACTGCGGGGAGAAACTGAAGGACAAGGAGtccaaggagaagaaaaaggacaagGGAACATCGGAAGGGGGCaaagagaagaaggagaagaactCCTTCGAAAAACACAAGGAGAAGAAAGACAAGGATTCTTCGGAGAAGTACAAAGACAGGAAAGACAGAACGTCCATCGATTCCAATCAGGAGAAGAAGAACAAGCAGAAGCTGCCGGAAAAGGCTGACAAGAAGCACGCCGGCGACGAGAAGGTGAAAAACAAGCACAAGGAGAAGCTGGATAAGGAGCATTCCAAAGAGAAAAAGTCTTCGAAGGGAGGAGAGCCGGAGAAGAGCCTGCTGgagaagctggaggaggaggctcTCAATGACTACAGAGATGACTCCAACGACAAAATCAGCGAGATCTCCTCCGACAGCTTCACGGACAGAGGGCAGGACCCAGGGCTCAGCAGCCTCTTCGAGTCTTCGAATCTCTCTCTTGCAGACGCCTCCGAAGAAAAGTTCAAGGACTCCCTGCcactgccctgcctgcaggacAAACTGAAGGAGAAGGAGCGGCACAGACATTCCTCATCCTCCTCAAAAAAGAGTCACGAGAAGGAAAAGGCGAAGAAGGAGAAGACCgagaagaaggagaaagcagacGAGTTCAAGGactccagcagcagaaaggattCCACTCATTACGAAAAGGATTTCTCTGTGGATGGGGAGGCTTTCAGCGCTTCCTACGGCATGAAGGCAGAGCCTGATGAGGAACCAGAGAAAAGCATTGATTACttattttctgagaagaaagataaaaatgattCTGAAAGAGAGCTGTCAAAGAAGGCGGAAAAAGACAAGACTTACGGTTCCAGCGCCATCAGCACtgctaaagagaaaaagaagcgagataaacacaaggaaaagtggaaggaggaaaaggaaaagcacagagacAAACATGCAGATGGTTTCTTCAAACATCACAAAGATGAACCAAAGTCAGCACTTAAGGACAAGGACAGTCCTCAAGTTACCGCCTTCAAGGATAAATCGAAGGAGGAAAACCTCAAATTTGGTGAGaccaaactgaaagagaagctCAAGGAGAACCAAGAGAAAGACAAATCGGAGTCAATAAAAATAAGCAACGGCAACGAAAAAATAACCCTTTCCAAAGACAGCGGCAAGAAGGATGCCAGGCCGAGGGAGAAGCTGCTGGGGGACGGAGATCTGATGATGACCAGCTTCGAGAGGATGCTGAGCCAGAAAGACCTGGAGATCGAGGAGCGGCACAAACGGCACAAGGAGAGAATGaaacaaatggagaaaatgagGCACAGGTCCGGAGACCCCAAGCTGAAGGACAAAATTAAGAGCTCTGAAGATGTCCGCAAGAGGAGTCTGGATCTGACAGCAAAGAAGCCGTTGGCGCTGGACACGCAGCTCAAGGACAAGAAGCTCAAAGAGCTGGGCCCGCTGACGCCCATCCTGTCGCCGGAGAACAAGGCgcagcccagcactggggcGGACTCCAAGGACTGGATCACGGGCCCGCAGCTGAAGGAGATCCTCCCGGCGTCCCCGAGGCCAGACCAGAACCGGCCCACGGGCGTCCCCACCCCGGCGTCCGTCGTGTCGTGCCCCAGCTACGAGGAGGTGATGCAGACCCCGCGCACGCCCTCGTGCAGCAATGAGGATTACACCGACCTGATGTTTGAGTGCGCGGACTCGCAGCACTCGCTGCCCATATCCACCATGTCCATGAACGCCTGCTCGCCGTCCTTCTTTGACAGGTATGCCAACGTTGCGGGGGCCCTCCCTGAGAACCCGGCTCAGACCCCAACTCGGACCATCCCCTCCTCCAACCTGTACCGCTCCATCTCTGTCGACATCAGAAGGGCGCCCGAGGAAGAGTTCAGTGTCGGAGATAAGTTCTTCAGACAGCAAAGTGTCCCGGCGACCTCAAACTACGACTCTCCGGTGCAGCATTTAATGGAGGAGAAGGttccccttccttctgttcctgCCGAGAAGTTCCAGTGTCTGTCTCCTGGCTATTACTCTCCGGACTATGGGGTTTCTTCGCCCAAGGTGGAAGCCCTGCACTGCCCACCAGCGGCGGTCAGCGGGGTCTCGCAGTCACCTGAAAGTGTCTTTTCTGGTTTACAAGCAAAGTCCTCCCCTTCGCACAGAGATGAGCTTCTGGCTCCCTCGGTAGAAAGTGCTCTTCCCCCTGACCTGGGCATGCCGCTGGACACCACGGAGGAGCAGCAAGCCACCGCCTCCATCATGCCCCCAGAGCCCACCTACCTGCCACCTATTGAAGAGAATAATTTTGGTTCGGCAATGCCAGAACAGACCAGCATGGACTGGGACACCCCTCCTGCCCGGAACCCCGACACGGCAATCCCTCCCAGCCTGATGGCAAACGCAGGCGAGCACTCTGTCGGCTGGTCCATGGGCCCTGAGCTCCTGATGAAATCACCCCAGCAGTTTGCCGAGTCCCCAAAGCCTGCGCTCTGCTCCCTGGAGCCCATCCATCCTACGCCGGTCGCCTTCATCCCCACAGACGCTTCCTACCCCATTTCCCCCATCTCGTACCCACTGTCCGTGTCAGAGCCAGGGCTGGATGAAGTCAAGGAAGACGCTGAGGAGGCGGTACCAGGAGAAATGGCGAATGCTGAGGAGCAGGCACCATACATGTCCCCCACGAGGCTGGACACGTTTTTCACCAGCTGCAAGCCCCTTCCCGAGGAGGCACCCGAGATCCCCGCGGAAGCCCCCAGCGCCCCAGCAGAACCCGAGGCAGAGGTGGTCAGCGTGCCAGAAAACACCTATTTGGAAAACAGCGGCACGGCGCCGGCAAACGGCGAGGAGGCGGTGACGTGGCCAGACCCCTTCACCACCACTGAGGATGAGCTGGACCTCGGCCCCTTCTCGCTGCCTGAGCTCCCGCTGCAGCCCAAGGACGTGGCTGAGGCGGAGGTGGCCGAGGCAGAGCCGGCCGAGGAGGGCACGGCTGCAGCTCCAGAGGCGAGTGCTGGGAGCACAAAGGCCGGCACGGCTGCCACAGCCAGCGGAGAGGCAGAGGAGCCCGCGgctgtcccagcagcacccGTCCCACCCACAGACACTGAGCCACCAGCTGAGGAGCAGAAACCTGACGGGGCTGCGCCAGAAGCCACCTCGGAAGCAGCGAGTGgggcagaagagaaaggaggggaggaggcagaggcaCAGGTGCTCCCAGCTGCCCCGTCAGAGCCTGCCCAGGCTGAGGGCAAAGAGGTGGAGGGTGCACACGACGAGCCGGCCGCCTCCGCTGCAGTGGCGGAGGGCAGCTCCagtcctcctgcagcccccagcgAGGGCAGCGCTGGCCCTGAGAGCACCACGGGGCGCACCGGGAGCCAGGGCCCTGCCTCACAGCCCGAGGCCCCTCCGGCTCAGGCAGAAGTCGTTGAGCCAGTGCAGAAACCAGTAGCAGAAGCTCCCAAACCCCCGAAAATAGAAGAGATTCCTCAGCGGATTACCAGGAACCGGGCGCAGATGCTCGCCAACCAAAACAAGCAGAACGCCGCGGCTGCCGAGAAGGAATTTCCTGCCGTCCCCGCGCCCACCACCCGCACCAAGGGCCGAGTGACCGAGGAGGACGATTCCCAGGCGCAGCACCCACGGAAGCGCCGCTTCCAGCGCTCcaaccagcagctgcagcagcagatcaaCACGTCCACCCAGCAGACCCGTGAGATGATCCAGCAGACCCTGGCAGCTATCGTGGACGCCATCAAACTGGACGACATCGAACCGTACCACAGCGACAGATCCAACCCCTACTTCGAGTACCTCCAGATCAGGAAAAAGATCGAAGAGAAGCGGAAAATCCTCTGCTACATCACTCCCCAGGCTCCGCAGTGCTACGCCGAGTACGTCACCTACACGGGCTCCTACCTGCTGGACGGCAAACCTCTGAGCAAGCTCCACATCCCTGTGGTGAGTCCCCTCTCTTTGCCTGCGGTGTAAAACGCAGCGCTGAGGCTCTGTCCTGTCTGCCAACACAGCCACGTTGTCCCCCAGCACACCTAGAGCACTTCCATGGTGCCCAGCAGTGCCTTTCCTGTACTTCTAGACAGTTCTCACAGTGACAGAGTGAAGCCTTGAGGAGCAGGGGCTGCATGGTAAATGCATCCTCTGAGATGTGCTTTTGCAGAGACCTTAGGCTGTGCTTAAGAGCCTGAGATTTGTTCAGGTTTTAGAGGAGGGTGGTGTGAATGCACAGGATTTGAGGCCAGAAGGCAAGATGGCTTTTAAAGGCAATGCAGTAATGAACCTCAGAGAGTGCAGGATAGCTGCTGCCTTTgtccactgagtgctgctgtttcacctgctgacagcacacaggatctgcctctgctgctctgcacaaacGTGCTCTGCAGGTGCTtggcactgcaggcagcagctccaggatcCTGCAGGAGGAGGTCAGTGCAactgcctccctccctgctgcagacagggtCAGGTACTCTGGCTATTTCTGCTGCCCATACGACGCAGCCCATGCATCAGTGCTGGTCTGATGAGCTCACACCCCATTtgcctgccagcactgccatgggCATAGCTGAGCCCACACCTGCCTGCTCCTTCCTGTAGCAGTTCAGGGCCCAAgtgccacagccctgcagttcTTGGCTCCTCCAGCAGTGGTgactcctgcagctccctgggcagcccgtgctGCTGCCTGACCAAAACAGCGTTTCCTAACTGCCCCATTGTGCCCCACAGATCGCCCCACCGCCGTCGCTGGCGGAGCCCCTGAAGGAGCTGTTCAAGCAGCAGGAGGCCGTGCGGGGGAAGCTGCGGCTCCAGCACAGCATCGAGCGGGTAAGGCAGCGCCAGCAGCTCTTGCTGGGGACAGAGCCCTGAATTCCCTTTGCTAAGGGAAACTGAGGTTGCCACGCTCACTGTTGTGTTTGCTCTCTCCCAGGAGAAGCTCATTGTCTCCTGCGAGCAGGAGATCTTGAGGGTGCACTGTCGGGCAGCACGGACTATTGCCAACCAGGCTGTGCCCTTCAGTGCCTGCACCATGCTGCTGGACTCCGAGGTCTACAACATGCCTCTAGAAAATCAGGTCAGTAGTGCCTGCCTGCCGGCACAGGGCTGtccctggggagctgtgcaAGACCCCAAGCAAATGGGTTTATCTGGGTTGAGTTACAGGGAGAGAACCGTTAAAGTAATCTGAACGCTGGCTGGGAAAGCACCGGGCTGCTTCCAGCACACAGGACGTGGGATCCCTTCCTCTGCTCAGAGGGAATTGTGCCGGGTTTGGGAGCTCTGATGCATCTCCTGCACCCACCACACAGCAGGCAGTGTCTGCCTGTCAGGCTGTGCTCCCACGTCCCCCCGCTCTGATCGCAGCGAGCGAGTGCTGT from Lagopus muta isolate bLagMut1 chromosome 12, bLagMut1 primary, whole genome shotgun sequence includes the following:
- the ANKRD11 gene encoding ankyrin repeat domain-containing protein 11, encoding MPKGGCSKTPQPEDFSLSNDMVEKQTGKKDKDKVSLTKTPKLDRSDGGKEVKERATKRKLPFTVGTNGDQKDSDTEKQGPERKRIKKEPATRKPGLLFGMGLSGIRAGYPLSERQQVALLMQMTAEESANSPVDTTPKHPSQSTVCQKGTPNSASKTKDKVNKRNERGETRLHRAAIRGDARRIKELIIEGADVNVKDFAGWTALHEACNRGYYDVAKQLLAAGAEVNTKGLDDDTPLHDAANNGHFKVVKLLLHYGGNPHQSNRKGETPLKVANSPTMVNLLLGKTTYPSSEESSTETSEEEDAPSFAPSSSVDGNNTDSEFEKGLKHKPKAQEPPKTITPVKDEYEFDEDDEQDRVPPVDDKHLLKKDYRKETKANSFISIPKMEVKTYTKNNTITPKKAAHRILSDSSDEEESGVAVGTGEKLRLSTHSILPSSKIREPASTKAPKEKSKVKKKRKKETKSKEVRFGKKNDKFCSSESESENVESEEDDRDSLQSSSCVKDSRLVLKESSLFNSLSASSTSSHGSLGSQKHNANLTEQHSKHWRTDNWKTISSPAWSDVSSLSDSTRTRLTSESDYSSEESSLESLKPVRKKPEHKKKNTSHSTVPEKKNSFHSNVDGAIPKLDKEGKVVKKHKTKHKHKNKDKGQCPISQDIKIIKTFSFEFEDSKQKPEKGLIVETENPVENKLKVLKHEREHCKKEDKLPKGKAEEKDWLFKDETGKSSKEEKSLRKVKDGSKDLSKSFREGLSKSEKEKPVKEKSPKEEKPRIHKEERKKKSKDKQSKSEKKNELKEEKAAKLEKEKSFKEEKEKCKKDKMYREESGFDEFNNKAQFPESEDTKFSLSDDQQERWFSDLSSDSSFDFKGEDSWDSPVTDFREIKNDTVAKLIIEPVKEEIKDKKKENKTKEKKEYSEKRSEKDSFLKKKERDYVDKSSEKKKDQSDRHKAAPGYLPEKDKKRKDSAEGVKEKKEKETGETNKDRKDSSDGSKDRKESKTKQEEPYRDDFKEFGCEAFFKEKPDAEFSGKALESWERHHSGKDKEKKEASEKEKKEKAKPEKYKEKSKEGDKEKSEKAAPEKMPKDKELEKSFKEKKESKEKYKDLHSKDKERKSSFDQVKEKKEKSFSTDREDFSEKKDEKKGKEKSWYSIADIFTDESEDERDDYSLTGFKVGESVGSEMHRLDSLQEKDEGEKELYADKHRKHSSERQHCGEKLKDKESKEKKKDKGTSEGGKEKKEKNSFEKHKEKKDKDSSEKYKDRKDRTSIDSNQEKKNKQKLPEKADKKHAGDEKVKNKHKEKLDKEHSKEKKSSKGGEPEKSLLEKLEEEALNDYRDDSNDKISEISSDSFTDRGQDPGLSSLFESSNLSLADASEEKFKDSLPLPCLQDKLKEKERHRHSSSSSKKSHEKEKAKKEKTEKKEKADEFKDSSSRKDSTHYEKDFSVDGEAFSASYGMKAEPDEEPEKSIDYLFSEKKDKNDSERELSKKAEKDKTYGSSAISTAKEKKKRDKHKEKWKEEKEKHRDKHADGFFKHHKDEPKSALKDKDSPQVTAFKDKSKEENLKFGETKLKEKLKENQEKDKSESIKISNGNEKITLSKDSGKKDARPREKLLGDGDLMMTSFERMLSQKDLEIEERHKRHKERMKQMEKMRHRSGDPKLKDKIKSSEDVRKRSLDLTAKKPLALDTQLKDKKLKELGPLTPILSPENKAQPSTGADSKDWITGPQLKEILPASPRPDQNRPTGVPTPASVVSCPSYEEVMQTPRTPSCSNEDYTDLMFECADSQHSLPISTMSMNACSPSFFDRYANVAGALPENPAQTPTRTIPSSNLYRSISVDIRRAPEEEFSVGDKFFRQQSVPATSNYDSPVQHLMEEKVPLPSVPAEKFQCLSPGYYSPDYGVSSPKVEALHCPPAAVSGVSQSPESVFSGLQAKSSPSHRDELLAPSVESALPPDLGMPLDTTEEQQATASIMPPEPTYLPPIEENNFGSAMPEQTSMDWDTPPARNPDTAIPPSLMANAGEHSVGWSMGPELLMKSPQQFAESPKPALCSLEPIHPTPVAFIPTDASYPISPISYPLSVSEPGLDEVKEDAEEAVPGEMANAEEQAPYMSPTRLDTFFTSCKPLPEEAPEIPAEAPSAPAEPEAEVVSVPENTYLENSGTAPANGEEAVTWPDPFTTTEDELDLGPFSLPELPLQPKDVAEAEVAEAEPAEEGTAAAPEASAGSTKAGTAATASGEAEEPAAVPAAPVPPTDTEPPAEEQKPDGAAPEATSEAASGAEEKGGEEAEAQVLPAAPSEPAQAEGKEVEGAHDEPAASAAVAEGSSSPPAAPSEGSAGPESTTGRTGSQGPASQPEAPPAQAEVVEPVQKPVAEAPKPPKIEEIPQRITRNRAQMLANQNKQNAAAAEKEFPAVPAPTTRTKGRVTEEDDSQAQHPRKRRFQRSNQQLQQQINTSTQQTREMIQQTLAAIVDAIKLDDIEPYHSDRSNPYFEYLQIRKKIEEKRKILCYITPQAPQCYAEYVTYTGSYLLDGKPLSKLHIPVIAPPPSLAEPLKELFKQQEAVRGKLRLQHSIEREKLIVSCEQEILRVHCRAARTIANQAVPFSACTMLLDSEVYNMPLENQGDENKSVRDRFNARQFISWLQDVDDKYDRMKTCLLMRQQHEAAALNAVQRMEWQLKVQELDPAGHKSLCVNEVPSFYVPMVDVNDDFVLLPA